In Rhodamnia argentea isolate NSW1041297 chromosome 11, ASM2092103v1, whole genome shotgun sequence, one genomic interval encodes:
- the LOC115744046 gene encoding UDP-rhamnose/UDP-galactose transporter 6, producing the protein MSSATKAHKKATVDAAAWMFNIVSSVGIILVNKALMATYGFRFATTLTGLHFATTTMLTLVFRWLGYIQPMHLPASEILKFVLFANFSIVGMNISLMWNSVGFYQIAKLSMIPVSCFLEVVLDQVRYSRDTKLSIVVVLLGVAFCTVTDVSVNFKGFLAACIAVWSTALQQYYVHFLQRKYSIGSFNLLGRTAPVQATSLLIVGPFFDYMFTGERVDAYHYSTISVAFLILSCTIAVGTNLSQFICIGRFTAVSFQVIGHMKTILVLTLGFIFFGKEGLNVQVILGMVVAVIGMIWYGNASSKPGGKERISFSSQSNKIQKPESLLESTEQEDKV; encoded by the exons ATGTCTTCGGCAACTAAGGCTCATAAAAAGGCAACTGTCGATGCAGCAGCGTGGATGTTTAACATTGTCTCCTCTGTGGGAATAATACTCGTTAATAAAGCTCTGATGGCTACGTATGGTTTCAGATTTG CAACAACTTTAACCGGTCTTCATTTTGCAACAACAACCATGTTGACCCTTGTTTTTAGGTGGCTTGGTTATATTCAGCCCATGCATCTACCTGCGAGTGAGATCTTGAAATTTGTTTTGTTCGCCAACTTCTCCATTGTTGGAATGAACATCAGTCTGATGTGGAATTCTGTCGGATTTTACCAG ATTGCAAAGCTGAGTATGATACCAGTGTCTTGTTTTCTCGAAGTTGTCTTGGACCAAGTGCGGTATTCAAGGGATACAAAGCTCAGCATTGTAGTCGTTCTCCTTGGGGTGGCGTTTTGTACCGTCACTGATGTCAGTGTTAACTTCAAGGGCTTTCTAGCTGCCTGCATAGCAGTCTGGAGCACTGCTTTGCAGCAATAT TATGTTCACTTTCTTCAAAGAAAGTATTCGATAGGATCGTTTAACCTACTTGGGCGCACAGCTCCTGTGCAGGCAACTTCTCTGCTTATAGTAGGACCCTTTTTTGACTACATGTTTACCGGTGAAAGAGTTGATGCCTACCACTACTCTACCATATCTGTT GCATTCCTGATCCTCTCTTGTACCATTGCAGTGGGTACCAACCTCAGCCAGTTCATCTGTATAGGCAGGTTCACAGCCGTGTCTTTCCAAGTGATTGGGCACATGAAGACCATACTTGTCCTGACCTTAGGATTCATATTCTTCGGGAAAGAGGGTCTCAATGTGCAAGTAATATTGGGCATGGTTGTTGCCGTGATAGGGATGATTTGGTATGGCAACGCCTCCTCCAAACCAGGAGGAAAGGAACGTATTAGCTTCTCGAGTCAGAGCAACAAAATCCAGAAGCCGGAAAGCCTACTAGAGTCCACTGAACAGGAAGATAAGGTCTAA
- the LOC115744045 gene encoding 26S proteasome non-ATPase regulatory subunit 6-like, protein MEGEEGSQQPHLVLAHKLFLLKHPNVPDIEKVRLKDEVLVSIKSDDMVSLWETLAAESLLEMDQGLLDSTRARVDEELKKLDEKITDAEENLGESEVREAHLAKSLYFIRIGDKEKALEQLKVTESKTVAVGQKMDLVFYTLQLGFFYMDFDLISKSIDKAKNLFEEGGDWERKNRLKVYEGLYCMSTRNFKQAASLFLDSISTFTTYELFPYDTFVFYTVLTSIISLDRVSLKQKVVDTPEILTVIGKVPHLSEFLNALYDCQYKSFFSAFAGLTEQIRLDRYLHPHFRYYMREIRTVVYSQFLESYKSVTVEAMARAFGVTVDFIDAELSRFIAAGKLHCKIDKVAGVLETNRPDAKNALYQATIKQGDFLLNRIQKLSRVIDL, encoded by the exons ATGGAAGGCGAAGAGGGATCTCAGCAGCCTCACCTCGTGCTCGCTCACAAACTCTTCCTTCTGAAGCATCCCAACGTCCCAGACATCGAGAAGGTCCGCCTCAAGGACGAGGTCCTCGTTTCCATCAAATCCGACG ATATGGTTTCGCTGTGGGAAACCCTAGCGGCGGAGTCCCTTCTGGAGATGGATCAGGGGCTATTGGACTCCACGCGCGCGCGCGTCGACGAGGAGCTCAAGAAGCTCGACGAGAA GATAACTGATGCTGAAGAGAACTTGGGTGAAAGTGAAGTTAGAGAAGCTCACTTGGCCAAATCCTTGTATTTCATTCGTATAGGTGACAAG GAAAAAGCATTGGAACAGCTCAAGGTAACAGAAAGTAAAACAGTGGCTGTTGGGCAGAAGATGGACTTGGTCTTCTATACGCTCCAACTGGGTTTCTTCTACATGGATTTTGATCTCATTTCCAAAAGCATTGATAAAGCAAAGAA CTTGTTTGAAGAGGGAGGTGATTGGGAAAGGAAAAACCGTTTGAAGGTGTATGAAGGATTATACTGCATGTCGACTCGAAATTTCAAGCAGGCTGCGAGTTTATTCCTGGATTCCATCTCAACCTTCACAACTTACGAACTGTTCCCTTATGACACCTTTGTCTTCTACACTGTTCTTACCAGCATCATCTCACTGGATAGAGTTTCCTTGAAGCAGAAG GTTGTGGATACTCCGGAGATCTTGACGGTGATTGGAAAAGTACCCCATTTGTCAGAATTTTTGAACGCTCTGTATGATTGTCAATACAAATCTTTCTTTTCCGCTTTTG CTGGTCTGACTGAGCAAATAAGATTGGATCGCTATCTGCACCCTCACTTCCGGTATTACATGAGGGAGATCAGAACTGTTGTGTACTCCCAGTTCCTCGAATCTTATAAGAGTGTTACAGTTGAAGCTATGGCAAGAGCTTTTGGAGTAACGGTTGATTTCATTGATGC AGAATTATCCCGCTTTATTGCTGCTGGAAAGCTTCATTGCAAGATAGACAAAGTTGCCGGTGTCCTGGAAACTAACAGACCAGATGCAAAGAATGCCCTTTACCAAGCAACCATAAAGCAAGGGGACTTCTTATTAAATAGGATTCAGAAGCTTTCTCGTGTTATTGATCTGTAA